One genomic segment of Natrialbaceae archaeon AArc-T1-2 includes these proteins:
- a CDS encoding Leu/Phe/Val dehydrogenase, producing the protein MVHREMAEFGHDQVTYALEDDVGLRAIVAIHDTTLGPALGGTRLLPYETEDEALQDVLRLSRAMTYKAAAAELDLGGGKAVIVAEPDAKDEATMRAYGRIVDRLDGQYVTSVDVNTTVADMDVVAEETDHVVGTSDGLGDPSPVTARGVVAGIRACVEATYGSDGLDDRTVLVQGLGKVGSRLAKRLLEAGAAVKVSDVDPAAVASFTDGRDVEAVAHGDVYDEPCDVFAPCAVGGVVDDETIPRLECDVVAGAANNVLAERRHAEALRERGILYAPDYVINAGGLITVATEYAGDTRADALEAADRIGDRLLALIERADGRGTTVLDAADAYARERIETATEPTPSPAET; encoded by the coding sequence ATGGTACACCGCGAGATGGCCGAGTTCGGACACGACCAGGTGACGTACGCCCTCGAGGACGACGTCGGACTGCGGGCGATCGTCGCGATCCACGACACGACGCTCGGGCCAGCTCTGGGCGGGACGCGGTTGCTCCCCTACGAGACCGAAGACGAAGCCCTGCAGGACGTCCTTCGACTCTCGCGGGCGATGACCTACAAGGCGGCCGCGGCGGAACTCGACCTCGGCGGGGGAAAGGCGGTAATCGTCGCCGAGCCGGACGCGAAAGACGAGGCCACGATGCGAGCGTACGGCCGGATCGTCGACCGACTCGACGGCCAGTACGTCACGAGCGTCGACGTGAACACCACCGTCGCGGACATGGACGTCGTCGCCGAGGAGACCGACCACGTCGTCGGAACGAGCGACGGCCTCGGCGATCCCTCGCCGGTGACCGCCCGCGGGGTCGTCGCCGGGATCCGTGCGTGCGTCGAAGCCACGTACGGAAGCGACGGTCTCGACGATCGAACCGTGCTCGTCCAGGGACTCGGCAAGGTCGGGAGCCGGCTCGCAAAGCGACTGCTCGAGGCCGGTGCGGCGGTGAAAGTAAGCGACGTCGACCCGGCGGCTGTCGCGTCGTTCACCGACGGCCGCGACGTCGAGGCGGTCGCCCACGGGGACGTCTACGACGAGCCCTGTGACGTCTTCGCGCCGTGTGCCGTCGGTGGCGTCGTCGACGACGAGACGATTCCACGACTCGAGTGCGACGTCGTCGCCGGTGCGGCGAACAACGTCCTCGCCGAGCGTCGCCACGCCGAGGCGTTACGCGAGCGGGGAATCCTGTACGCACCCGACTACGTGATAAACGCCGGCGGGCTAATCACCGTCGCCACCGAGTACGCAGGCGACACGAGAGCCGACGCCCTCGAGGCGGCCGACCGGATCGGCGACCGACTGCTCGCGTTGATCGAACGCGCCGACGGCCGGGGGACGACGGTCCTCGACGCTGCCGATGCCTACGCCAGAGAACGGATCGAGACTGCGACCGAGCCGACGCCGTCTCCGGCGGAGACGTGA
- the thiM gene encoding hydroxyethylthiazole kinase translates to MTDEHTVTGEALATSLQAIEETEPLVQQLTNEVTKNDLANITLHWGALPVMADAPGEAPEMAELAGAILLNTGRMTDSNVEALHAAGQAANDLGVPVVLDPVGAGATPTREEVHESLLAEVDFAAIKGNHGEISHLAGVEAEVKGVESIGDYDEIGETARALAESTGAIVVASGVEDVVADADAAYRVAAGHEMLSEVVGTGCMLGASLAAFCGSLEDELTATLHGTLAYGIAGERAAERAYDGPASYRINFLDAVYGLTPAVAGDLALEGRVEQTS, encoded by the coding sequence ATGACTGACGAGCACACGGTCACCGGCGAGGCGCTCGCGACGTCGCTACAGGCGATCGAGGAGACGGAGCCGCTCGTCCAACAGCTCACGAACGAGGTGACGAAAAACGATCTGGCGAACATTACGTTACACTGGGGCGCGTTGCCGGTGATGGCAGACGCCCCGGGCGAAGCGCCCGAGATGGCCGAACTGGCCGGCGCGATACTGCTCAACACCGGCCGCATGACCGACTCGAACGTCGAGGCGTTGCACGCGGCGGGGCAAGCGGCGAACGACCTCGGCGTTCCGGTCGTGCTCGACCCCGTCGGGGCGGGTGCAACGCCGACCCGTGAGGAGGTCCACGAGAGTCTCCTCGCCGAGGTCGACTTCGCCGCCATCAAGGGCAACCACGGCGAGATCAGTCACCTCGCTGGCGTCGAGGCGGAGGTCAAAGGCGTCGAATCGATCGGCGACTACGACGAGATCGGCGAGACGGCCCGGGCACTCGCGGAGTCGACCGGCGCGATTGTCGTCGCCTCCGGCGTCGAGGACGTCGTGGCCGACGCCGACGCGGCGTACCGGGTGGCGGCAGGCCACGAGATGCTAAGCGAGGTCGTCGGCACCGGCTGTATGCTCGGGGCCTCGCTCGCCGCCTTCTGTGGGAGCCTCGAGGACGAGCTCACGGCCACACTCCATGGCACCCTCGCCTACGGCATCGCCGGCGAACGAGCGGCCGAACGCGCGTACGACGGGCCGGCGAGCTACCGAATCAACTTCCTCGACGCCGTCTACGGGCTGACGCCAGCGGTCGCCGGAGATCTCGCGCTCGAGGGGCGGGTCGAACAGACGTCGTAG
- the thiE gene encoding thiamine phosphate synthase, translated as MNPEEWRTYLVTQESLSAGRSTLEVVEAAIDGGVDVVQLREKETSARWRYELGQEVCDLAAGTDVDVLVNDRVDIAQAVAADGVHLGSADLPVSVARELLGPDAIIGYSTADPAEARQAQEAGADYLGVGAVYGTDSKDVDDPKDGIGLEQVSAVAEAVDVPVIGIGGVTADNAASVREAGATGVAVISEITAADDPKAATAALCEGVTHD; from the coding sequence ATGAATCCCGAAGAGTGGCGGACGTATCTCGTCACCCAGGAGTCGCTCTCGGCAGGTCGGTCGACGCTCGAGGTCGTCGAGGCGGCCATCGACGGCGGCGTCGACGTCGTACAGCTCCGCGAGAAGGAGACGAGCGCACGCTGGCGGTACGAACTCGGACAGGAAGTGTGCGACCTCGCCGCCGGGACCGACGTCGACGTGCTCGTCAACGACCGGGTCGACATCGCCCAGGCGGTAGCCGCCGACGGCGTCCACCTGGGATCGGCGGATCTGCCGGTTTCGGTCGCCCGAGAGCTGCTCGGTCCCGACGCCATAATCGGCTACTCGACGGCCGATCCGGCAGAAGCCAGACAGGCCCAGGAAGCCGGCGCGGACTACCTCGGCGTCGGTGCCGTCTACGGAACGGACTCGAAGGACGTCGACGACCCGAAAGACGGCATCGGACTCGAGCAGGTGAGCGCAGTCGCCGAGGCGGTCGACGTCCCCGTGATCGGAATCGGCGGCGTCACGGCCGACAACGCCGCGTCAGTCCGCGAGGCGGGTGCGACCGGCGTCGCGGTCATCAGCGAGATCACGGCGGCCGACGATCCGAAAGCGGCAACCGCCGCGCTGTGTGAGGGGGTGACGCATGACTGA
- the trpB gene encoding tryptophan synthase subunit beta, with product MTQEEFGDYGGRHVPEPLREPLEQLAEAYDEVSETDEFQTELRALLEEFAGRPTPIYHARNLSERYGAEIYLKREDLLHGGAHKINNVLGQGLLAKKAGRTRLIAETGAGQHGVATAMAGALLDLETEVYMGKKDVQRQEMNVFRMRLMGAEVNEVTRGGEGLADAVDAALEDFAENVDDTHYLVGSVVGPDPFPRMVRDFQSVIGEEAREQFIERTGELPDAAVACVGGGSNAIGLFHAFRDDDVAFYGAEGGGKGADTEKHAAPLAEGTDDVIHGMKTRVIDEDVEVHSVSAGLDYPGVGPEHAMYRAVGRCEYTGITDDEALAAFRELSEAEGIVPALESSHGVARALQLAEESDHETILVNLSGRGDKDMETAAEQFDLS from the coding sequence ATGACACAGGAAGAGTTCGGCGATTATGGGGGACGACACGTACCGGAGCCGTTACGCGAGCCCCTCGAGCAACTGGCCGAGGCCTACGACGAGGTAAGCGAGACCGACGAGTTCCAGACCGAACTCCGGGCGCTGCTCGAGGAGTTCGCCGGGCGGCCGACCCCGATCTACCACGCGCGCAACCTGAGCGAGCGCTACGGCGCGGAAATCTACCTCAAACGCGAGGACCTCCTCCACGGTGGTGCACACAAGATCAACAACGTACTCGGGCAGGGCCTGCTCGCAAAGAAGGCCGGTCGAACCCGGCTGATCGCCGAGACGGGCGCGGGACAACACGGTGTCGCGACCGCGATGGCCGGCGCGTTGCTCGACCTCGAGACGGAAGTTTACATGGGGAAGAAAGACGTGCAGCGCCAGGAGATGAACGTCTTCCGGATGCGACTGATGGGTGCGGAGGTCAACGAGGTCACCCGTGGCGGCGAGGGACTGGCCGACGCCGTCGACGCCGCCTTAGAGGACTTCGCCGAAAACGTCGACGATACCCACTACCTAGTGGGCAGCGTCGTCGGCCCGGACCCGTTCCCGCGGATGGTCCGGGACTTCCAGAGCGTCATCGGCGAGGAGGCCCGCGAGCAGTTCATCGAACGGACTGGCGAGCTGCCCGACGCCGCGGTCGCCTGCGTCGGCGGCGGCTCGAACGCGATCGGACTCTTCCACGCCTTCCGGGACGACGACGTCGCCTTCTACGGTGCCGAGGGCGGCGGCAAGGGAGCCGACACCGAGAAACACGCCGCCCCGCTCGCGGAGGGGACAGACGACGTCATCCACGGGATGAAAACGCGGGTCATCGACGAGGACGTCGAGGTTCACTCGGTGTCGGCGGGACTCGACTACCCCGGCGTCGGCCCCGAACACGCCATGTACCGTGCCGTCGGGCGCTGTGAGTACACCGGCATTACCGACGACGAGGCACTCGCCGCCTTCCGCGAGCTCTCGGAGGCCGAAGGGATCGTCCCCGCGCTGGAATCCAGCCACGGCGTGGCGCGTGCCCTCCAGCTCGCGGAGGAGAGCGACCACGAGACGATCCTCGTCAACCTCTCCGGGCGCGGCGACAAGGATATGGAGACCGCAGCCGAGCAGTTCGATCTGTCCTGA
- the mutL gene encoding DNA mismatch repair endonuclease MutL: protein MSEKDPNAGETDIRSLDEDTVARIAAGEVVERPASAVKELVENSLDADASRIDVDVEEGGTELIRVGDDGRGMTEADVRAAVRQHTTSKIGGLEDLEDGVATLGFRGEALHTIGSVSRLSIRTRPRADTVENAPTAGTELRYEGGEVTSVEPVGCPEGTTVEVTDLFYNTPARRKFLKTTATEFSHVNRVVTRYALANPEVAVSLSHDGREVFSTTGQGDLQAAVMAVYGREVAASMIPLETDDGELPPGPVDSISGLVSHPETNRSSREYLATYVNGRAVAAEAIREGIMGAYGDQLGSDRYPFVVCFLTVPGEAVDVNVHPRKREVRFDDDDAVRRQVDAAVESALLEDGLLRSRAPRGRSAPGEARIEPGTGGPAASTDSDPSTDSSTTADIDSELETETETVAEPGFDTDDGSGAGPGSGDESVSNAARSRAGPDGRTDQPSSGSETADTSRAAEPSSPPPSTGESASTPGRSATGADAGADSAGSGRDRNPDPDRKFAAATEQRTLTGETATDEATFDSLPPLRVLGQLQDTYVVCAGPEGLVLVDQHAADERINYERLQAAFESDATAQTLASPVSLELTAAEAEAFEGYREALSRLGFYADRVDNRTVSVTTVPAVFEETIAPDRLRDVLASVLEGDRESGAETVDALADEFLADLACYPSITGNTSLTEGSVLELLEALDDCENPYACPHGRPVLVEIDEGELEDRFERDYPGHA from the coding sequence ATGAGCGAGAAGGACCCGAACGCGGGGGAGACCGACATCCGCTCTCTCGACGAGGACACCGTCGCCCGCATCGCCGCCGGCGAGGTCGTCGAGCGACCGGCCTCGGCGGTCAAAGAGCTCGTCGAGAACAGTCTCGACGCCGACGCCTCCCGGATCGACGTCGACGTCGAGGAAGGTGGCACCGAACTGATCCGGGTCGGAGACGACGGCCGCGGGATGACCGAAGCCGACGTCCGGGCGGCCGTCCGCCAGCACACGACGAGCAAGATCGGCGGCCTCGAGGACCTCGAGGACGGCGTCGCCACCCTGGGGTTCCGTGGGGAGGCCTTGCACACGATCGGGTCGGTCTCACGGCTTTCGATCCGAACCCGACCGCGGGCGGATACTGTCGAGAACGCCCCGACTGCGGGCACGGAACTGCGCTACGAGGGCGGCGAGGTGACGAGCGTCGAACCCGTCGGCTGTCCCGAGGGAACGACCGTCGAGGTTACGGACCTGTTCTACAACACGCCGGCCCGCCGGAAGTTCCTCAAGACGACGGCAACGGAGTTTTCCCACGTCAATCGCGTCGTCACCCGCTACGCGCTCGCAAACCCCGAGGTCGCCGTCTCGCTCTCTCACGACGGCCGGGAGGTGTTCTCGACGACGGGGCAGGGCGACCTGCAGGCAGCCGTGATGGCGGTCTACGGACGCGAGGTCGCCGCCTCGATGATTCCCCTCGAGACCGACGACGGAGAGCTACCGCCGGGGCCGGTCGACTCCATCTCGGGGCTGGTCTCACATCCGGAGACGAACCGCTCGAGTCGGGAGTACCTCGCGACGTACGTCAACGGCCGGGCCGTCGCCGCCGAGGCGATCAGGGAGGGGATCATGGGGGCCTACGGCGACCAGCTCGGGAGCGACCGCTACCCCTTCGTCGTCTGCTTCCTTACGGTCCCCGGCGAGGCCGTCGACGTCAACGTCCACCCGCGAAAGCGCGAGGTCCGGTTCGACGACGACGATGCGGTGCGCCGGCAGGTCGACGCCGCCGTCGAGTCGGCGCTGCTCGAGGACGGCTTGCTTCGCTCGCGGGCCCCCCGCGGGCGGTCGGCACCGGGCGAGGCCCGGATCGAGCCCGGGACGGGCGGCCCTGCAGCGTCGACAGACAGCGACCCGTCGACGGACTCGAGCACGACGGCCGACATCGACAGCGAGCTCGAGACCGAGACCGAGACCGTTGCCGAACCCGGGTTCGACACCGACGACGGCTCCGGTGCAGGCCCCGGGTCGGGCGACGAATCCGTATCGAACGCGGCGCGGTCACGCGCGGGCCCGGACGGGCGGACCGACCAGCCGTCGTCCGGGTCGGAGACGGCAGATACCTCGCGTGCAGCCGAACCCTCGAGTCCGCCGCCGTCGACCGGAGAGAGCGCGTCGACGCCGGGACGGTCGGCGACCGGGGCGGACGCCGGGGCCGACTCGGCTGGCAGCGGGCGCGATCGCAACCCCGACCCCGACCGCAAGTTCGCCGCGGCGACCGAACAGCGCACCCTCACGGGCGAGACCGCGACCGACGAGGCCACGTTCGACTCGCTGCCGCCGTTGCGGGTGCTCGGCCAGCTACAGGACACCTACGTCGTCTGTGCGGGACCCGAGGGACTCGTGCTCGTCGACCAACACGCCGCCGACGAGCGGATCAACTACGAGCGCCTGCAGGCGGCGTTCGAGTCGGACGCGACCGCACAGACGCTCGCCTCGCCCGTCTCCCTCGAGCTCACCGCCGCCGAGGCCGAAGCGTTCGAGGGCTATCGCGAGGCGCTCTCCCGGCTCGGCTTCTACGCCGACCGCGTCGACAACCGGACCGTCTCGGTGACGACCGTGCCGGCGGTGTTCGAGGAGACCATCGCGCCCGACCGGCTGCGGGACGTCCTCGCCTCCGTCCTCGAGGGCGACCGCGAGTCCGGCGCGGAGACGGTCGACGCGCTGGCCGACGAGTTCCTCGCCGACCTCGCCTGTTATCCCTCGATCACGGGCAACACCTCGCTCACGGAAGGGTCGGTCCTCGAGTTACTCGAGGCCCTGGACGACTGCGAGAACCCCTACGCCTGTCCACACGGCCGGCCCGTGCTCGTCGAAATCGACGAGGGCGAACTCGAGGACCGGTTCGAGCGGGATTATCCCGGTCACGCCTGA